A region from the Geobacter benzoatilyticus genome encodes:
- a CDS encoding BON domain-containing protein → MKRLYSLFLMAAAVALLATSVPAHASSMDDRIESSAKKTHVFKTYLKNDKVRVDSRDGVVTLTGTVSEESHKSLAQETVVGLPGVKSVDNRLEVKGERPSDMSDAWLATKVKSTLLYHRSVSGFKTEVEVKDGIVTLRGNAPSQAQKELTTEYAMDIEGVKDVNNEMTVTDTSKKTRTMGDKIDDASITALVKMTLLSHRSTSAINISVTTKNGVVTLTGKAKNSAEQDLATKLAKDVNGVKSVENRMTIE, encoded by the coding sequence ATGAAAAGACTATATTCACTGTTTCTGATGGCAGCTGCCGTCGCCCTGTTGGCGACCAGCGTTCCTGCGCACGCGTCAAGTATGGATGATCGCATCGAATCATCAGCCAAAAAGACCCATGTGTTTAAGACCTACCTCAAGAACGACAAGGTCAGGGTCGATTCCAGGGACGGTGTCGTAACCCTGACGGGGACCGTCTCGGAGGAATCCCACAAGTCATTGGCCCAGGAAACCGTGGTGGGTCTGCCCGGCGTCAAGAGCGTTGACAACCGGCTTGAAGTGAAAGGGGAGCGCCCCTCTGATATGTCAGATGCGTGGCTCGCCACAAAGGTCAAATCCACACTCCTGTACCATCGCAGCGTGAGCGGCTTCAAAACCGAGGTTGAGGTCAAAGACGGCATCGTGACCCTGCGAGGCAATGCCCCCAGTCAGGCGCAAAAGGAATTGACCACTGAATACGCCATGGATATCGAAGGGGTCAAAGATGTAAACAATGAGATGACCGTGACGGACACCTCGAAAAAGACGCGGACGATGGGCGACAAAATCGATGACGCTTCCATCACCGCCTTGGTCAAGATGACGCTGCTCAGCCACCGCTCGACCAGCGCCATCAACATATCGGTCACCACGAAGAATGGTGTGGTTACCTTGACCGGCAAGGCCAAAAACTCAGCCGAACAGGACCTGGCCACCAAACTCGCCAAAGACGTTAACGGCGTGAAGAGCGTAGAGAACCGGATGACCATCGAGTAG
- a CDS encoding YeeE/YedE thiosulfate transporter family protein codes for MESKNNQNIPYWNWIPAAFALSGIIVFIFATYGPPASSSGFVSTLNGFIAWMAPEYAASKAHYRAIPGPGSWLFTFVLGMAIGGFIAGRTNKEIPVRDIPPIWKQRFGESRAKRYAATFFAGFLILFGSRLAGGCTLGLFISGSTQLAISGLYFGGVIFAVAMFTARVLYGKSAGKEDIQ; via the coding sequence ATGGAATCCAAGAACAACCAGAACATCCCCTATTGGAACTGGATCCCGGCCGCGTTTGCCCTATCGGGTATCATTGTTTTTATTTTTGCCACCTACGGCCCCCCGGCCTCGTCCAGCGGATTCGTCAGCACTCTCAATGGCTTTATTGCTTGGATGGCGCCGGAATACGCAGCCTCCAAGGCCCACTACAGGGCCATTCCCGGCCCCGGATCATGGCTCTTCACCTTTGTTCTGGGCATGGCCATCGGCGGCTTTATTGCCGGGCGAACTAACAAAGAGATCCCTGTGCGCGATATACCACCTATCTGGAAGCAGCGCTTCGGCGAGAGCCGGGCAAAACGGTACGCCGCCACTTTTTTCGCCGGTTTTTTGATCCTTTTCGGATCGCGACTGGCTGGCGGCTGCACCCTGGGGCTCTTCATCTCCGGGTCAACGCAACTGGCCATCAGCGGCCTTTATTTCGGTGGCGTAATTTTTGCGGTGGCCATGTTCACGGCCCGGGTGCTCTACGGGAAGAGCGCTGGAAAGGAGGATATCCAATGA
- a CDS encoding CsbD family protein, with amino-acid sequence MKSSIRDNAEAKFHEVKGKVKEVAGKVTDNPELEAKGKAEKLAGKAQEKIGEVKKVLGK; translated from the coding sequence ATGAAATCGAGCATCAGGGACAACGCGGAAGCGAAGTTTCACGAAGTGAAGGGCAAAGTCAAGGAGGTCGCCGGGAAAGTCACCGATAATCCCGAGTTGGAAGCCAAAGGCAAAGCCGAAAAATTAGCCGGCAAAGCCCAGGAGAAGATCGGCGAGGTCAAGAAAGTCCTGGGAAAATAG
- a CDS encoding lmo0937 family membrane protein, with amino-acid sequence MLWTIAVILIVLWALGLVSGYTLGSFIHVLLVIAIIVLLVGFIQGRRT; translated from the coding sequence ATGTTGTGGACAATAGCTGTGATACTGATCGTTCTCTGGGCCTTGGGACTGGTGAGCGGCTACACGCTGGGTTCTTTTATTCACGTCCTGCTGGTCATCGCCATTATTGTACTGCTTGTCGGGTTCATCCAGGGGCGGAGAACATGA
- a CDS encoding Spy/CpxP family protein refolding chaperone yields the protein MNRIVLALLLTVAFAAPAFSQMKNMPMKEQRAGYGPMMEMGSMDMMGDMMGMCLDHADEIGLTDDQVMKLKPIHREMQKKHARFKADLKIAEIELMEIMEVKDFDLEKASAAVKKTEGIKTAHHLEMLQAMKEVRGSLTDEQFKKMKTMMMSMQPGEKKPAKKTMKKH from the coding sequence ATGAACAGAATAGTGCTCGCATTGTTGTTGACCGTTGCTTTTGCGGCGCCCGCTTTTTCACAGATGAAGAATATGCCCATGAAGGAGCAGCGGGCAGGATATGGACCGATGATGGAAATGGGCTCCATGGACATGATGGGCGACATGATGGGCATGTGCCTCGATCATGCAGACGAGATTGGGCTTACCGATGACCAGGTTATGAAATTGAAGCCTATCCATCGGGAAATGCAAAAGAAGCATGCTCGCTTCAAAGCCGACCTTAAGATTGCAGAGATCGAACTCATGGAAATCATGGAAGTGAAGGATTTTGATCTGGAGAAAGCCAGCGCCGCGGTCAAGAAAACTGAAGGGATAAAAACAGCCCATCATCTGGAAATGCTGCAGGCCATGAAAGAAGTGAGGGGGTCATTGACGGACGAACAGTTCAAGAAAATGAAGACGATGATGATGTCCATGCAGCCGGGTGAGAAAAAACCGGCAAAAAAGACGATGAAAAAACATTGA
- a CDS encoding DUF3309 family protein translates to MLGTILIVILILLLLGALPTWPHSKQWGYYPSGVLGLIVSILIILLLLGKL, encoded by the coding sequence ATGTTAGGAACTATTCTGATCGTTATCTTAATTTTGTTGTTACTGGGTGCACTGCCCACATGGCCTCACAGTAAACAGTGGGGTTACTACCCGAGTGGCGTGCTTGGCTTGATAGTTTCGATTCTTATAATTCTGCTGCTTCTAGGCAAATTATAA
- a CDS encoding entericidin A/B family lipoprotein encodes MIRKLATSAALLVGMWALSGCHTVHGVGQDMESGGRAIERSSGE; translated from the coding sequence ATGATACGGAAACTAGCAACATCTGCTGCGCTTCTTGTGGGCATGTGGGCTCTGTCCGGCTGCCATACCGTTCATGGTGTCGGTCAGGATATGGAGAGTGGCGGACGAGCCATCGAGAGGTCCTCGGGAGAATAG